The sequence below is a genomic window from Bacteroidota bacterium.
TTTTACTTGTCCTACACTTGCGCGCGCTTCGGTCACCGCCACAATGGTTGACTTTTCAAAGTTTGCATACCCCTGAACGGTATTCACCAGATTCGGAATCAAATCCAATCTGCGCTGGTATTGATTTTCCACCTGCTGCCAGTTGGCAGTTACGGCTTCATCCATGGTGACCATTGAATTATACGAGCCGCATCCTGAGAATCCGATCAACAAGATGATAAACAGGAATCCGCCCCAGACTAAAAATTTTCGCATTTGTGGTGTCATTGGAAAAAAGTTATTGAGTTGTTGAGTGATTGAGTGATTGAGTTATTGAATTGGAAAGCGAAGGTAAATAAATTTAGGAATGAGATTTTTTAACCAACTGCTTCAACTAAACGAATTTCAGGAACAGCATTTCTTATCGCTTCTTCAATTCCTGCCTTCATGGTGATGTGGCTGATGGAGCAACCCTTGCAGGCGCCCAGCAATCTTACTCTTACAATATTATCGTCCGTAACTTCCACTAATGAAATATCTCCTCCATCTGCTTTAAGAAAAGGACGA
It includes:
- a CDS encoding NifU family protein; this encodes MKDSATISKIENALEQVRPFLKADGGDISLVEVTDDNIVRVRLLGACKGCSISHITMKAGIEEAIRNAVPEIRLVEAVG